One part of the Melioribacteraceae bacterium genome encodes these proteins:
- a CDS encoding CxxxxCH/CxxCH domain-containing protein gives MRYTKIYLLIVLMLGLVFNACSEIQDEITPAENISVHGIDFMKKSSDNFHGRKLVNNSMESCKDCHSSDYRGGTARVGCSTNNCHPGITVHTTDIMNPNSPAFHGSFIEARSWNMEQCTQCHGSNYNGGIVSPTCNSCHKNPNGPEACNTCHGDFSNINRIAPPRSLNRSVNTSTPGVGAHAAHLYSLQIGAAVLCNECHKVPGGLFTAGHVNDGTTLSEIVFGSIANKGQSASAYNFGTNLCSNTYCHGNFSFAKANSNYPFAYTADFMVGNNFSPDWKKVDGTQDACGTCHGLPPTGHMASELRSCATCHQGIVDGQGNIIDKTKHINGVINVFGN, from the coding sequence ATGAGATACACAAAAATTTACCTGTTAATAGTTTTAATGCTCGGTTTAGTTTTTAATGCTTGCAGTGAAATACAGGATGAGATTACACCTGCAGAAAATATAAGTGTGCATGGTATCGATTTCATGAAAAAAAGCTCCGATAATTTCCACGGTCGCAAACTTGTAAACAACTCGATGGAATCGTGCAAAGATTGCCATTCATCAGACTACAGAGGCGGAACTGCTCGGGTTGGATGTTCCACAAATAATTGCCATCCCGGAATTACTGTACATACAACCGATATTATGAATCCTAACAGCCCGGCATTTCACGGTAGTTTTATTGAAGCCCGATCCTGGAATATGGAGCAATGTACTCAATGCCATGGCTCTAATTATAACGGAGGTATTGTAAGTCCGACTTGCAACTCATGCCATAAGAATCCAAATGGTCCCGAAGCCTGTAATACATGTCACGGTGATTTCAGCAACATCAACCGTATTGCTCCTCCAAGGTCTTTGAACCGTTCTGTAAACACCTCCACACCCGGAGTAGGCGCTCATGCAGCACATCTTTACTCCCTTCAAATCGGTGCGGCCGTTTTATGTAACGAATGTCACAAAGTCCCGGGAGGATTATTTACTGCAGGCCATGTTAATGACGGAACAACTTTATCGGAAATTGTATTCGGCTCGATAGCTAATAAAGGACAATCAGCTTCAGCATACAACTTTGGAACAAACTTGTGTTCAAACACATACTGCCATGGAAATTTCTCTTTTGCAAAAGCAAATTCTAATTATCCATTTGCTTACACTGCTGATTTTATGGTTGGTAATAACTTCAGTCCCGACTGGAAAAAAGTTGACGGAACACAGGATGCATGCGGTACATGTCACGGACTTCCTCCAACAGGACATATGGCTTCGGAGTTAAGATCGTGTGCAACCTGTCATCAAGGTATTGTAGACGGTCAGGGAAATATTATTGATAAAACGAAACATATCAATGGCGTAATCAACGTATTTGGCAATTAG
- a CDS encoding T9SS type A sorting domain-containing protein, which translates to MKKSLYLLIICFFVLLSALNAQWTLTGGPNETTIDPLFAKGTTLFAGTAGNGGIYRTVDNGDNWIAVNSGIQYRGKVFGFCLLGQKIVAAVYNEIYISANNGESWQNIKPTNNTYDVKAVAYDGTYLYAALHGSGIARSGDEGLTWTVYTSGIADKTIWAILVTDSKIFIGTNTGIFSSSDKGINWQTANTGISANSSGFKSFTKIGNDIFVCSNYGGAHKSVDNGQNWTAVNQGLQTTNARKIFSTGTDLFISTDAGIHRSVDGGTNWTKTNTGTLSDYSNNFAAIGNNIFVANSTRGIYKTTNNGTLWTQCNKGITNSTIKTLLKIGSTLFAGAYYSGGVHNTSNGGTTWNHSYPSVSNVVQLVNNNNDIYAATAGWGLFRSVDNGVNWTPLTSNNADLLSVYTAAIGNNKIFIGTATNGVYVSNDNGATWAVTNNNLTARNINMLTFVGTKLFAATSAGIVSTTDYGASWGQVSLQGKNIITIKANNNKIFAGTWGDGVYISNDNGATWTQSNNGMTYLLIYAITFDNNNNVYVASGANVYSSKDGGANWVLKNEGLPLDVYGIEVLDNFLYAGTSTYGVYKRPLSELVTSINDKEVIPLEYRLEQNYPNPFNPSTTIQYSIPEAGYVMLKVYDLLGKEVAILVNEFKQPGTYNSQFAIFNSQLASGVYLYKLQTKNFTSIKKLLLLK; encoded by the coding sequence ATGAAAAAGAGTCTTTACTTATTAATTATCTGTTTTTTTGTTCTTTTATCAGCACTTAATGCACAGTGGACTCTTACCGGCGGCCCAAATGAGACAACTATCGATCCGCTTTTTGCAAAAGGAACCACCCTCTTTGCAGGTACGGCCGGTAACGGTGGCATTTACAGAACAGTTGATAATGGAGACAACTGGATTGCTGTAAATAGTGGAATTCAATATCGAGGAAAAGTATTTGGTTTTTGCCTGCTCGGACAAAAAATCGTTGCTGCTGTTTACAACGAAATTTACATTTCCGCAAATAATGGTGAAAGCTGGCAGAATATCAAACCAACGAATAATACTTATGATGTTAAAGCTGTTGCATACGACGGAACATATCTTTATGCGGCTCTACATGGTTCCGGAATTGCCCGTTCCGGTGATGAAGGTTTAACATGGACTGTTTATACATCAGGAATTGCGGATAAAACTATTTGGGCAATTCTGGTAACTGATTCGAAGATATTTATAGGTACTAATACCGGGATATTTTCTTCTTCGGACAAGGGAATAAACTGGCAAACTGCAAATACAGGAATATCTGCTAATTCATCCGGTTTCAAATCGTTTACTAAAATAGGGAATGATATTTTTGTCTGCAGCAATTATGGAGGTGCTCATAAATCAGTTGACAATGGACAAAACTGGACAGCAGTTAACCAGGGTTTGCAAACCACTAATGCAAGAAAAATATTTTCAACCGGGACTGATCTATTTATAAGCACCGACGCAGGTATACACAGATCTGTAGACGGAGGTACTAATTGGACAAAAACCAACACCGGAACTCTATCTGACTATTCTAATAATTTTGCTGCAATCGGCAATAATATTTTTGTTGCTAACAGTACAAGAGGAATTTATAAGACAACAAATAATGGAACATTGTGGACACAATGCAATAAAGGCATAACCAATTCCACAATAAAAACATTACTTAAAATCGGTTCAACTTTATTTGCAGGGGCTTATTATTCGGGTGGTGTTCACAATACTTCCAACGGAGGCACCACCTGGAATCATAGTTATCCCTCTGTTAGTAACGTCGTTCAGCTTGTAAATAACAACAACGACATTTATGCCGCTACAGCCGGCTGGGGATTATTCCGATCCGTAGATAACGGAGTTAATTGGACTCCGCTTACGAGTAACAATGCGGACTTGCTTAGTGTTTACACTGCTGCAATAGGAAATAACAAAATTTTTATAGGGACTGCAACCAATGGCGTTTATGTCTCTAATGACAACGGTGCAACCTGGGCTGTGACAAACAATAATTTGACAGCGAGAAATATAAACATGCTTACATTTGTCGGGACTAAGTTATTCGCAGCTACATCTGCCGGCATTGTTTCTACTACAGATTATGGAGCCTCCTGGGGTCAGGTTAGTCTGCAAGGGAAAAATATTATTACAATTAAAGCTAATAATAACAAAATATTTGCCGGTACCTGGGGTGACGGGGTATATATTTCTAATGACAATGGTGCTACCTGGACGCAAAGTAATAATGGCATGACGTACCTTTTGATTTATGCCATTACATTTGATAATAACAATAATGTATATGTTGCTAGCGGTGCTAATGTATACAGCAGTAAGGATGGCGGTGCTAATTGGGTTCTTAAGAACGAAGGTTTGCCCTTGGATGTCTACGGCATTGAAGTTTTGGATAATTTCCTGTATGCCGGCACAAGTACATATGGTGTATACAAAAGACCTTTGAGCGAGCTTGTTACTTCAATAAACGACAAAGAAGTAATTCCTTTGGAATACAGACTTGAGCAAAACTACCCCAATCCTTTCAATCCTTCTACAACAATCCAATATTCAATTCCGGAAGCCGGTTATGTTATGCTAAAAGTATATGATCTACTTGGTAAGGAAGTTGCCATTCTAGTCAACGAATTCAAACAACCCGGAACATACAATTCTCAATTTGCCATTTTCAATTCTCAATTAGCGAGCGGTGTCTATTTATATAAACTTCAGACAAAGAATTTCACTTCAATAAAAAAACTACTTTTATTAAAGTAA
- a CDS encoding two-component regulator propeller domain-containing protein, with protein sequence MERSTARLLIILISLLVFSSESAAQRRFHNLTLKDGLPSNRIQHILKDSRGFVWIATDFGICRYDGVRNTTFSSSQPAAQGLTESNFTFIFEKNSDEILFLSYNGSLFSFKYSTGRFENISLNNSSLKNRNPSFIYRETKNRYWLSTENGLILTDSTFKLKKESLLPSNFRGLNVSNRVLTLHKDRKGIFWLGMYSRTILRFDPESGIFSFDEVAGFLPPLQQVSSIIPSADSNHIFIATAGEGIYKVNINNFSYYNWRFQEKNPASLPSDRITSLLLQNDTLLWAGTIEGLARINLKSNLITRYFHNPQNPYSLSNNHVNKLFLDSQGILWISTFGGVSELYTSQNRFTKISQDINSPNSISSNIVNHCLEDKSGNLWIGTSKGIDIREARTGKYYHYNPPKSGLHHRNEEIVKFFVDGNTWWAATWGGGLTRFTLPDNFSPGDKLSFRNFLNNPGDTTSISSNFIRSITKDRNGNLWISTWNGGLNMIGSVSKNSNQIIFKRFLPDNGPNKSIASNFIDNILIEPGNEFWLATSEGLQHVNFEKNLFEMIRCDDVNTIEQMNSVTCMVKDGNNILWLGTFGGLGKIDLTKKPYRFETVYSNIDHSIFSLFIDRNGTLWFSTLNSEIGSYTPSSGKTEFYSMIQEVDGYDFYLGDASGDRRGNIYFPGRSGYLFFNPDQINKNLIVPPVYLTSLKINGADYIAAGDITQVKSIDLDYDQNNLSIGFAALNYINPGNNNYKYNLEGYSKDWISLGKRSVIDFVNLPSGSYNLKIIGSNNDGLWNEKGIRLSINISPPLWENSYFRILAALLIIAALFGFFNSKVKRLKAEKSRRDQFSKMLIESQEEERKRLSKELHDSLGQNLLVIKNRLALYQMNGKPDPAEINDISDLIKDSIDEVKEISSNLHPHQLERLGLNKAIQSMINKISASSNIAIELISDDITGLLGRDREINLYRIIQESLNNIVKHSNSVKALIEILKSENLIKVRVEDYGKGFDFSGAEFFSNTTEGLGLKSLNERARILGGDLKIESESGSGTRILLTFNLE encoded by the coding sequence TTGGAAAGATCCACTGCCCGGCTATTAATCATCTTAATATCTCTGCTGGTTTTTTCATCTGAATCGGCAGCCCAGAGAAGATTCCACAACCTTACATTAAAAGACGGATTACCCTCCAATAGAATTCAGCACATATTAAAGGATTCCAGGGGATTCGTCTGGATTGCTACAGATTTCGGAATCTGCCGTTATGATGGTGTAAGAAACACAACATTCAGCAGCTCGCAGCCTGCGGCACAGGGTCTTACCGAATCTAATTTTACTTTTATCTTTGAAAAGAATTCTGACGAGATCCTCTTTCTAAGTTATAACGGTTCTCTTTTCTCTTTCAAGTATTCGACAGGAAGATTTGAAAATATAAGTCTTAATAACTCTTCATTGAAAAACAGAAACCCCTCATTCATTTACAGGGAAACCAAAAACAGATACTGGTTAAGTACAGAAAACGGACTTATACTTACGGACAGTACATTTAAATTAAAAAAAGAATCCCTACTGCCGTCAAACTTCAGAGGATTAAATGTAAGCAACCGGGTTTTGACCCTTCACAAAGATAGAAAAGGTATCTTCTGGCTCGGTATGTACAGCAGAACAATATTACGGTTTGATCCGGAATCCGGAATTTTTTCATTCGATGAAGTAGCGGGATTCCTCCCCCCTCTTCAGCAGGTTTCTTCAATTATCCCGTCAGCCGATTCAAATCATATTTTCATTGCAACAGCCGGCGAAGGAATTTATAAAGTTAACATTAATAATTTCTCTTATTATAACTGGCGGTTTCAGGAAAAGAATCCCGCTTCTCTTCCAAGCGACAGGATAACATCACTACTTTTACAGAACGACACATTGTTGTGGGCAGGTACAATAGAAGGGCTTGCGCGAATCAATTTAAAATCGAATTTAATCACAAGGTATTTTCATAATCCTCAGAATCCTTATTCTCTGTCAAATAATCACGTCAATAAACTATTTCTCGATTCACAGGGAATACTCTGGATCAGCACATTCGGCGGAGTAAGCGAGCTTTATACTTCGCAAAACCGGTTTACAAAAATTTCACAGGACATTAATTCGCCAAATTCTATCAGCAGCAATATTGTCAATCACTGTTTAGAGGATAAGTCCGGAAATCTCTGGATTGGAACATCAAAGGGTATTGATATCCGGGAGGCCCGGACGGGAAAATATTATCATTATAATCCCCCCAAATCCGGTCTGCACCACCGCAACGAGGAAATAGTAAAATTCTTTGTCGACGGAAATACCTGGTGGGCTGCTACCTGGGGCGGAGGATTAACAAGATTCACATTGCCGGATAATTTCTCTCCGGGCGATAAACTTTCTTTCCGGAATTTTCTAAATAATCCCGGTGATACTACTTCAATCAGCAGCAACTTTATCCGCTCAATTACCAAAGACCGGAACGGAAATCTCTGGATCTCTACCTGGAACGGCGGTTTAAACATGATTGGTTCGGTTTCCAAAAACAGTAATCAAATTATTTTCAAAAGATTTCTTCCGGATAATGGACCAAATAAAAGCATTGCAAGCAATTTTATTGACAACATATTAATTGAACCGGGCAATGAATTCTGGCTGGCAACTTCCGAAGGATTGCAGCATGTTAATTTCGAGAAGAACCTCTTCGAAATGATAAGATGCGATGATGTAAACACCATAGAACAGATGAACAGTGTAACCTGTATGGTAAAAGACGGCAACAATATTTTGTGGCTGGGGACTTTCGGCGGACTAGGAAAAATCGATCTGACTAAAAAACCATACAGATTTGAAACTGTTTACAGTAACATCGATCATTCAATATTTTCTTTATTTATTGATAGAAACGGAACACTCTGGTTTTCTACTTTGAATTCCGAGATCGGAAGTTATACTCCCTCAAGCGGTAAAACTGAATTTTACTCCATGATTCAAGAGGTGGACGGATACGATTTTTACCTTGGTGACGCATCCGGAGACCGCCGCGGAAATATTTATTTCCCGGGCAGGTCGGGGTATCTTTTTTTCAATCCGGATCAGATAAATAAAAATCTTATTGTCCCACCGGTTTACCTGACATCACTGAAAATCAACGGTGCAGATTATATTGCTGCCGGGGATATAACTCAGGTAAAAAGCATCGATCTTGATTACGATCAGAATAATCTCTCGATCGGATTCGCCGCGCTCAATTACATCAATCCGGGTAATAATAACTATAAGTATAATCTGGAAGGATACAGTAAAGACTGGATCTCGCTTGGTAAACGTTCTGTAATCGATTTTGTAAACCTCCCTTCCGGCAGCTACAATCTGAAAATTATCGGATCGAATAACGACGGACTCTGGAATGAAAAAGGAATCCGCTTGAGTATAAATATCTCTCCCCCGCTCTGGGAAAATTCATATTTCAGAATACTGGCCGCTCTCCTTATTATTGCCGCTCTATTCGGTTTTTTCAATTCTAAAGTTAAAAGGCTTAAAGCGGAAAAGAGCCGCCGCGACCAGTTTTCTAAAATGCTAATCGAATCCCAGGAGGAGGAGCGGAAGAGGTTATCGAAAGAACTACACGATAGCTTAGGCCAGAATCTTCTCGTAATTAAAAACAGGCTGGCATTATACCAGATGAACGGGAAACCCGATCCGGCGGAAATAAATGATATTTCCGACCTTATAAAAGATTCGATCGACGAAGTGAAGGAAATCTCCTCCAATCTTCACCCGCATCAGCTTGAAAGACTCGGGCTTAACAAGGCTATCCAGTCTATGATCAACAAAATATCGGCATCGAGCAATATTGCTATTGAATTAATATCAGATGATATTACGGGACTCTTAGGCAGAGACAGGGAGATCAATTTATACAGGATTATTCAGGAGTCGCTCAATAATATCGTAAAACATTCGAACTCCGTAAAAGCACTAATTGAAATTTTGAAGTCTGAGAATTTGATTAAAGTAAGAGTTGAAGATTATGGAAAAGGTTTTGATTTTTCCGGAGCGGAATTCTTTTCCAATACAACCGAAGGCCTCGGCTTAAAAAGTCTTAACGAAAGAGCCCGGATTCTGGGAGGCGATTTAAAAATAGAATCGGAATCTGGAAGTGGGACCAGAATACTTCTCACATTCAATCTAGAATAA
- a CDS encoding rhodanese-like domain-containing protein: MKLRKLFYLLLVLPLFIISTGCSSDDNGTEPTAPVNEAQVLVEYLEANGNYLNTANPAIISADDVRALQLSNPTKLHIIDVRSAADFTGKGRIDGAVNVTVNNLVTHIKSINATSYDRIVVACYSGQTSGYATALLRLLGYSNVYSLKFGMCSWNSQVATNWTTNVGNNYTNFVTTSYPKGAAGSLPTLNTGKTSGKEILEARINTLLSSTNPFGDISTTWTTVTGNLSNYYIVNYWPTNHYALGHLTGAIQYTPKADLALATSLKTLPTNKTVVIYCYTGQTSAQTAAILKVMGYDAKSLSFGVNTMAYDWMGTNGLTQWKQTECKEYPFVK, encoded by the coding sequence ATGAAACTGCGTAAATTATTTTATCTTCTTTTAGTACTTCCATTATTCATTATCAGTACCGGTTGCAGCAGTGACGATAACGGCACTGAACCAACCGCTCCGGTTAACGAAGCACAGGTTCTTGTTGAATATCTTGAAGCAAACGGGAATTACCTAAACACCGCAAATCCTGCAATCATTTCTGCAGACGATGTAAGAGCTTTGCAGTTATCCAATCCGACCAAACTGCATATTATTGACGTAAGATCAGCAGCTGATTTTACGGGAAAAGGACGTATTGACGGTGCTGTTAATGTTACGGTAAATAATCTTGTTACACATATTAAAAGCATTAATGCAACAAGTTACGATAGAATTGTTGTTGCTTGTTATTCAGGACAGACTTCAGGTTATGCTACAGCATTATTAAGACTTTTAGGTTATAGCAATGTCTATTCATTGAAATTCGGAATGTGCTCATGGAACAGCCAGGTAGCTACAAACTGGACTACGAATGTTGGCAATAACTATACTAATTTTGTTACAACCAGCTATCCAAAAGGAGCTGCAGGCAGTCTACCGACATTGAATACCGGTAAAACATCCGGAAAGGAAATTCTTGAAGCAAGAATTAATACTCTCCTTTCTTCGACCAATCCTTTCGGAGATATCAGCACTACATGGACAACCGTAACCGGTAATCTTTCCAATTATTACATCGTTAATTACTGGCCAACAAATCATTATGCATTGGGACACTTAACTGGAGCTATCCAGTATACACCCAAAGCAGATTTAGCTCTCGCGACAAGCCTTAAGACTCTTCCTACAAATAAGACCGTAGTAATTTACTGCTACACTGGCCAGACATCGGCACAGACGGCAGCCATTTTAAAAGTAATGGGATATGATGCAAAATCATTATCTTTTGGTGTAAATACTATGGCTTACGATTGGATGGGAACAAATGGGCTTACACAATGGAAACAGACTGAATGTAAAGAATATCCATTTGTAAAATAG
- a CDS encoding sigma 54-interacting transcriptional regulator, translated as MSFNENLKDHILDSIAEGVFTVDKNFKINFFNKAAERITGHHRKEVMGKFCKHVFQSEFCFSECPIAIVLQTRKNIYDFESNIKSCVGESKPIKLNAAVLYNENDEPTGGIVSFRDISIFEEIGINLQKETQFHAMIGHSRQMQNIFNLIQEIADSDAPVFIHGESGTGKELVANAIQKSSTRVDFPYIKFNCSVFPSNLLASELFGHVKGAFTDAIKDRAGRFELADKGTIFLDEVAEMPLQTQIQLLRVLQEGTFERIGESLSRHTDVRIIAATNINIKDALRNGKFREDLFYRLNVIPIEVPPLRNRTEDIVPLSKHFLNKFSLIYKKKITEIDESALEILLQYNWPGNIRELENAIEYAFVRTTKQNKIIPSKLPSSLLENRPSVKLNIPARINSYDREKTDLLALLEKHRWNKTKAAKELEVGRTTLWRRMKELKIVE; from the coding sequence ATGTCATTTAACGAGAATCTTAAAGATCATATACTCGATTCGATTGCCGAAGGTGTCTTTACAGTCGATAAAAATTTCAAGATAAACTTCTTCAATAAAGCCGCCGAGAGAATTACAGGCCATCATCGTAAAGAAGTAATGGGAAAGTTCTGTAAGCACGTCTTTCAATCGGAGTTCTGTTTCTCGGAATGCCCAATAGCAATAGTACTTCAGACAAGAAAAAATATTTATGACTTTGAATCAAATATTAAAAGTTGTGTAGGTGAGAGTAAACCGATAAAACTTAATGCCGCTGTTCTCTATAATGAAAATGATGAACCGACCGGCGGAATTGTCTCCTTCAGGGACATCAGTATATTCGAAGAGATTGGAATAAATCTTCAAAAAGAGACTCAGTTCCATGCGATGATTGGCCACAGCCGGCAGATGCAGAACATATTTAATCTGATACAGGAGATTGCAGATTCGGACGCACCGGTTTTCATTCACGGTGAGTCCGGTACCGGTAAGGAACTTGTTGCAAATGCTATTCAGAAATCGAGCACCCGTGTTGATTTCCCTTATATAAAATTCAATTGTTCTGTTTTTCCTTCCAACCTGCTCGCGAGTGAACTGTTTGGTCATGTTAAAGGTGCGTTTACGGATGCAATTAAAGACCGGGCAGGCCGTTTCGAATTAGCTGATAAAGGTACAATCTTCCTGGATGAAGTTGCAGAGATGCCTTTGCAGACACAGATTCAATTGCTTAGGGTTTTACAAGAAGGGACTTTCGAGAGGATCGGCGAGTCCCTTTCACGACATACAGATGTAAGAATAATTGCTGCGACAAATATTAACATTAAAGATGCTCTCAGGAACGGGAAATTCAGGGAAGATCTTTTTTACCGTCTCAATGTTATTCCGATTGAAGTTCCCCCATTAAGAAACCGGACTGAAGATATTGTCCCTCTTTCAAAACATTTTCTTAATAAATTTTCACTTATCTATAAGAAGAAAATTACGGAAATAGATGAAAGCGCTCTCGAAATACTTCTTCAGTACAACTGGCCGGGAAATATAAGAGAGCTCGAGAATGCGATTGAATATGCATTCGTAAGGACTACAAAGCAGAACAAAATAATTCCGTCAAAACTCCCTTCCTCACTTCTAGAAAACCGACCTTCTGTTAAATTAAACATACCGGCAAGGATAAATTCCTACGATCGGGAGAAAACAGATCTTTTAGCTTTACTTGAAAAGCACCGGTGGAATAAAACTAAAGCAGCCAAAGAACTTGAAGTAGGAAGAACTACTCTTTGGAGAAGGATGAAAGAGCTGAAAATTGTTGAATAA
- a CDS encoding tetratricopeptide repeat protein has product MSEMLGNQFFMARNYPAAQKELEEVYSREASNISVMKKLLICYTQTGRINEAIELFNHLLNENIEFIINTDPSLDDCPCAELIEKIEDKNQHLESSFDHLLILAIIWLYCDEKKSLEYFKKLHELEPLNKTIQLSIERIENFITTH; this is encoded by the coding sequence ATGAGCGAAATGCTGGGAAATCAGTTTTTTATGGCGAGGAATTATCCTGCCGCTCAAAAAGAACTTGAGGAAGTCTATTCCAGGGAAGCTTCCAATATTTCTGTTATGAAAAAACTCCTTATCTGTTACACACAGACAGGAAGAATTAATGAAGCAATAGAACTTTTCAATCATCTTCTGAACGAAAATATTGAGTTTATTATCAATACTGACCCATCACTCGACGATTGCCCCTGTGCCGAATTGATTGAAAAAATTGAGGATAAAAATCAGCATCTCGAATCATCATTCGATCATCTTCTTATTCTCGCGATTATTTGGCTCTACTGCGATGAGAAAAAATCACTTGAATATTTTAAGAAGCTGCATGAGCTGGAACCCCTCAATAAAACAATTCAATTATCCATTGAACGGATCGAAAATTTTATTACAACACACTAA
- a CDS encoding response regulator transcription factor — MKVLIADDSPLIRDVIRRFLEKSFDNPVIIECSDGDEAVRLQRDENPDLILMDIMMERMDGLEAIRQIKKHSPLSKIIVISQLQEEEYKQAALDAGALDYLNKENLTDLKSKIEKIINEQII; from the coding sequence TTGAAAGTCCTGATTGCAGACGACAGCCCTCTCATACGAGACGTAATCCGCAGATTTCTCGAAAAATCATTTGATAATCCCGTTATCATTGAGTGCAGCGACGGTGATGAGGCGGTTAGGCTTCAAAGGGACGAAAATCCGGATCTGATACTGATGGATATTATGATGGAGAGAATGGACGGGCTCGAAGCTATCCGGCAGATTAAAAAACACTCCCCCCTTTCTAAAATTATTGTAATAAGCCAGTTGCAGGAAGAGGAATACAAACAGGCGGCTCTTGATGCCGGTGCTTTGGACTACCTTAATAAGGAAAATCTTACTGATCTAAAAAGCAAGATTGAAAAAATTATCAACGAGCAAATTATTTAA
- a CDS encoding response regulator transcription factor: MEKETKILVADDHPVYREGLIKIIQKEKHLKVCYSIGNGIEAWEIIKTKKPAVAILDISMPGLSGIQIASKIFEQNLPTRPIILTMYSEEEYFEEAMESEVHGYLLKNSTDIEIIDCINAVMKGSFYVGKELVDKMIMNRKKPKQGNDITGLVKKLTPAEIQILKLISQNKTSAQIAGELFVSFRTVQNHRNNIAHKLGLSGYNKLLLFAIENKNLL, translated from the coding sequence ATGGAAAAAGAGACAAAAATTTTAGTGGCCGACGATCATCCTGTTTACAGGGAAGGGCTTATAAAAATAATTCAAAAAGAAAAGCATTTGAAAGTCTGCTACAGTATCGGAAACGGAATTGAAGCCTGGGAAATAATAAAAACAAAAAAGCCCGCTGTCGCTATTCTGGATATCTCGATGCCCGGCTTATCCGGCATTCAAATTGCCTCTAAAATATTCGAACAGAACCTTCCTACCCGTCCGATTATTCTTACCATGTACAGTGAAGAGGAATATTTTGAAGAGGCGATGGAAAGTGAAGTCCACGGCTACCTTCTGAAAAACTCGACTGATATTGAGATAATTGATTGCATTAACGCCGTAATGAAAGGCTCGTTCTATGTAGGCAAAGAACTGGTTGATAAAATGATTATGAACAGGAAAAAACCGAAACAGGGAAACGATATTACCGGTCTGGTTAAAAAACTGACTCCTGCTGAGATTCAGATACTTAAACTGATTTCGCAGAATAAGACGAGCGCCCAGATAGCAGGCGAATTATTTGTAAGCTTCCGCACAGTTCAAAATCACAGAAATAATATTGCACACAAACTCGGGTTGAGCGGTTACAACAAACTTCTTCTCTTTGCTATCGAAAATAAAAACCTTTTGTAA